A window of the Echeneis naucrates chromosome 3, fEcheNa1.1, whole genome shotgun sequence genome harbors these coding sequences:
- the myo5aa gene encoding unconventional myosin-Va isoform X2, with product MAASELYTKCARVWIPDAEEVWKSAELTKDYKNGDPSLQLLLEDGTNIDHKLDPKTKNLPYLRNPDILVGENDLTALSYLHEPAVLHNLKVRFIDSKLIYTYCGIVLVAINPYETLPIYGSDIINAYSGQNMGDMDPHIFAVAEEAYKQMARDERNQSIIVSGESGAGKTVSAKYAMRYFATVSGSASEANVEEKVLASNPIMEAIGNAKTTRNDNSSRFGKYIEIGFDTRYRIIGANMRTYLLEKSRVVFQADEERNYHIFYQLCASSHLPEFKNLKLSSANDFLYTRQGRSPVIDGVDDTKELCTTRHAFTLLGINESYQMGLFQVLAAILHLGNVEIKDRDSDSSLIPPNNRHLMAFCELVGVNYQDMSQWLCHRKLKTATETYIKPLPRLQATNARDALSKHIYAKLFNWIVEHVNKALITNIKQHSFIGVLDIYGFETFEINSFEQFCINYANEKLQQQFNMHVFKLEQEEYMKEQIPWTLIDFYDNQPCINLIEAKMGILDLLDEECKMPKGSDDSWAQKLYNTHLKTCSLFEKPRMSNRAFIIQHFADKVEYQCEGFLEKNKDTVNEEQINVLKASKFDLLVELFQDEEKATSPTGQVPGTGGRTRLSIKPDKGRERSSKEHKKTVGCQFRNSLQMLMDTLNATTPHYVRCIKPNDFKLAFSFDPKRAVQQLRACGVLETIRISAAGFPSRWTYQEFFSRYRVLMKQKDVLPDRKLTCKNVLEKLVQDQDKYQFGKTKIFFRAGQVAYLEKLRADKLRAACIRIQKTIRCWLAHKKYQRKRKAAITIQRFTRGYQARCLAKFMRRTQAATIIQKYQRMCVERKRYRQKQAAALAMQTMLRAYMARQKYQALLREHKAVIIQKHVRGWLARCWYKRCLYSIVYLQCCIRRMRARRELKKLKIEARSVEHFKKLNKGMENKIMQLQRKIDEQSKENRSINERLVGLENSYSAESERMRGELSRLRGFEEEAKNKTNQVTSLLEELEHLKKELSATQQEKKTIEDWAQTYRDEMEKMVSELKDQNGSLKKEKDDLNRLIQEQSQQMTEKMARAIAEETQQLETDLNEERSRYQNLLSEHLHLEEKYDDLKEEMALSSNISKPGHRRTDSTHSSNESEYTYNSEYAELEEGSRAAEDVTRGIDTSLTLKLQKRLTELEQEKQSLRNELENKEEQFQRARARDDAEFKKARGAELEYESLKRQELESENKKLRHDLAEMRQSLLGDAATGAGAPGSPAYKVLLDQLNSACEELEVRKEEVLILRSQLVSQKEAMHHRDEKETMTEPSVFVEDVSKLKDADELKQAYIGLKDTNRLLEHQLQTQRRGYDNEVEALRGELQNVKEENNRQQQLLAQNLQLPPEARIEASLQHEITRLTNENLELMAEDPTASREARVIILRRMVDLMEQLEKQDRTIRKLKKQLKVYSKRIGEMGAGQTEGQTSPGQMVDEPIHPVNIPRREKDFQGMLEYKKEDELKLVKNLILELKPRGVAVNLIPGLPAYILFMCLRHADYVNDDQKVRTLLTSTINSIKKILKKRGDDFETVSFWLANTCRFLHCLKQYSGDEAFMKHNTSRQNEHCLSNFDLAEYRQVISDLAIQIYQQLIKCMENILQPMIVSGMLEHETIQGVSGVKPTGLRKRTSSIADEGTYTLDSILRQLSAFHSTMCQHGTDPELIKQVVKQQFYIIGAVTLNNLLLRKDMCSWSKGMQIRYNVSQLEEWLRDKGLMTCGAKETLEPLIQAAQLLQVKKKTDEDAEAICSMCLALTTAQIVKVLNLYTPVNEFEERVSIAFIRTIQTRLRDRCESPQLLMDTKMIYPVTFPFSPSSLALETIQIPSSLNLGFLTRV from the exons tgTGCACGGGTGTGGATCCCCGATGCAGAGGAGGTGTGGAAGTCTGCTGAGCTCACCAAGGATTACAAAAATGGCGACCCTTCCTTGCAGCTCTTGCTGGAAGATGGAACG AACATTGATCACAAGCTGGACCCCAAGACGAAGAACTTGCCATACCTGCGAAACCCTGACATCCTGGTGGGCGAAAATGACCTCACAGCTCTCAGCTATCTCCACGAGCCAGCCGTGCTACACAATCTCAAAGTTCGCTTCATCGATTCTAAGCTCATCTACACTTACTGTG GAATCGTTCTGGTGGCCATCAATCCGTATGAGACGCTGCCAATCTACGGGTCAGACATCATCAATGCCTACAGTGGTCAGAATATGGGAGACATGGACCCACATATCTTTGCTGTGGCAGAGGAGGCTTACAAACAGATGgccag GGATGAGAGGAACCAATCGATCATTGTCAGTGGAGAGTCTGGAGCAGGAAAGACGGTATCAGCCAAATATGCTATGAGATACTTTGCTACAGTCAGCGGCTCTGCTAGCGAGGCCAATGTGGAGGAGAAAGTCTTGGCCTCCAACCCCATCATGGAG GCTATTGGAAATGCGAAAACCACGAGAAATGACAACAGCAGTCGTTTTGGCAAATACATTGAGATTGGCTTCGACACCCGCTATCGCATTATTGGTGCCAACATGAGAACATATCTGCTGGAGAAATCACGAGTGGTCTTTCAG GCGGATGAGGAAAGGAATTATCATATCTTCTATCAGCTCTGTGCATCATCCCATCTCCCTGAGTTCAAGAATCTCAAGCTGA gcaGTGCAAACGACTTCCTGTACACAAGGCAGGGCCGCAGCCCCGTCATCGATGGTGTGGACGACACCAAGGAGCTTTGCACCACTCGCCATGCCTTCACATTGCTcg GTATTAATGAGTCCTATCAGATGGGTTTGTTCCAGGTTTTGGCTGCTATTCTTCATTTGGGAAATGTGGAAATAAAGGACAGAGACTCAGACAGCAGCCTCATTCCT CCCAACAATCGACACCTGATGGCGTTCTGTGAGCTGGTGGGCGTGAACTACCAGGACATGTCTCAGTGGCTGTGCCACAGGAAGCTGAAGACGGCCACAGAGACGTATATCAAGCCCCTACCTCGTCTGCAGGCCACAAACGCCCGTGATGCACTCTCCAAACATATCTATGCCAAGCTCTTCAATTGGATCGTAGAGCATGTTAACAAGGCTCTGATTACCAATATCAAACAGCACTCATTCATCGGTGTCCTCGACATCTATGG GTTTGAGACATTTGAGATCAACAGCTTTGAACAGTTCTGCATCAACTATGCTAATGAGAAACTCCAGCAACAATTCAACATG CATGTGTTcaagctggagcaggaggagtacATGAAGGAGCAGATCCCCTGGACTCTGATTGACTTTTATGACAACCAGCCCTGCATCAACCTCATAGAAGCCAAGATGGGAATCCTGGACCTGCTGGACGAGGAGTGCAAA ATGCCCAAAGGTTCTGATGATTCTTGGGCCCAGAAACTGTACAACACCCATCTGAAGACCTGCTCCCTCTTTGAGAAGCCACGCATGTCCAATCGTGCCTTCATCATCCAACACTTCGCTGACAAG GTGGAGTATCAGTGTGAAGGTTTTCTGGAGAAGAACAAGGACACTGTGAATGAAGAACAGATCAATGTGCTGAAGGCCAGCAAG TTTGACCTGCTGGTGGAGTTGTTCCAGGATGAGGAGAAAGCAACCAGTCCTACTGGTCAGGTCCCAGGGACTGGGGGCCGGACCCGACTCAGCATTAAACCTGACAAAGGCCGGGAAAGAAGCAGCAAAGAGCACAAGAAGACTGTCGGCTGCCAG TTTCGCAACTCTCTGCAAATGCTGATGGATACTTTGAATGCTACAACTCCACACTATGTCCGCTGTATCAAACCCAATGACTTCAAGTTGGCCTTCTC GTTTGATCCTAAACGTGcagtgcagcagctcagagcctgtGGTGTCCTGGAGACCATCCGTATCTCTGCTGCGGGTTTCCCATCCAG ATGGACCTACCAGGAGTTCTTCAGCCGTTACAGAGTGTTGATGAAGCAGAAGGATGTGCTTCCTGACAGAAAGCTGACGTGCAAAAATGTTCTGGAGAAGTTGGTGCAG GACCAGGATAAATACCAGTTTGGTAAGACCAAGATCTTCTTCAGGGCTGGCCAGGTTGCATATCTGGAGAAGTTAAGGGCAGACAAGTTGCGAGCTGCTTGTATACGCATCCAGAAAACTATCCGCTGCTGGCTGGCACACAAAAAATATCAGCGCAAGCGCAAAGCTGCCATCACCATCCAGAGGTTCACCAGAGGATACCAGGCTCGCTG TCTGGCCAAGTTCATGCGTCGCACTCAAGCAGCCACCATCATCCAGAAGtaccagaggatgtgtgtggAGAGGAAACGCTACAGGCAAAAGCAGGCAGCTGCCCTGGCCATGCAGACGATGCTCAGAGCTTACATGGCCCGGCAGAAGTACCAGGCA CTACTGCGGGAGCACAAGGCTGTGATCATTCAGAAACATGTTCGTGGCTGGTTGGCTCGATGCTGGTACAAGCGCTGCCTTTACTCCATCGTCTACCTGCAGTGCTGTATCCGCAGGATGAGAGCCAGGCGCGAGTTGAAGAAGCTGAAGATCGAGGCCCGCTCAGTGGAGCACTTCAAGAAGCTCAACAAAGGCATGGAGAACAAGATCAtgcagctacagaggaagaTCGACGAGCAG AGCAAGGAAAACCGGTCAATCAACGAGAGACTTGTTGGTTTGGAGAATTCCTACTCCGCAGAGAGCGAGCGGATGCGTGGCGAGTTGAGCCGACTGCGTGGGTTTGAGGAGGAGgccaagaacaaaacaaaccaggtgacatcactgctggaggagctggagcatTTAAAGAAGGAGCTGAGCGCAACGCAACAGGAGAAGAAGACCATCGAGGACTGGGCACAGACATACCGGGACGAAATGGAAAAA atGGTCTCGGAGCTGAAGGACCAGAATGGCTCgctgaagaaagagaaggacgaCTTGAACAGGTTGATTCAGGAACAGAGTCAGCAGATGACAG AGAAAATGGCCCGGGCAATAGCAGAGGAGACTCAGCAGCTGGAGACAGATCTGAACGAGGAGCGATCTCGCTACCAGAATCTCCTGTCAGAACACCTTCACCTCGAGGAGAAATACGACGACCTGAAGGAGGAGATGGCTCTTTCCTCg AACATCTCCAAGCCTGGCCACAGGAGAACAGATTCCACCCACAGCAGCAACGAATCAGAGTACACCTACAACTCAGAGTACGCCGAATTGGAAGAAGGTTCCCGTGCCGCAGAA GATGTGACACGAGGAATCGACACCTCACTGACCCTCAAGCTGCAGAAACGTCTTACAGAACTGGAACAAGAAAAGCAGTCACTGCGCAAtgaactggaaaacaaagaggagcaaTTCCAGCGGGCTAGAGCCAGG GATGATGCAGAGTTTAAAAAGGCTCGTGGGGCTGAGCTAGAGTATGAATCTCTCAAG CGTCAGGAACTGGAGTCCGAGAACAAGAAGCTGAGACATGATCTGGCAGAGATGAGACAAAGCCTTCTGGGTGATGCAGCTACAGGTGCCGGGGCCCCAGGCTCCCCTGCTTATAAGGTGCTGCTGGACCAACTCAATTCTGCCTGTGAGGAACTGGAGGTTCGCAAGGAGGAGGTGCTGATCTTGCGCTCCCAGCTGGTCAGCCAAAAGGAGGCCATGCACCACAGG GATGAGAAG GAGACCATGACGGAGCCGTCTGTCTTTGTTGAGGATGTGTCTAAACTGAAGGACGCTGATGAACTCAAACAAGCTTACATAGGCCTCAAAGATACCAACAG GTTACTGGAACACCAACTGCAAACTCAGAGGAGAGGTTACGATAATGAGGTGGAAGCGTTACGTGGTGAGCTGCAGAATGTCAAGGAGGAGAACAAtcgtcagcagcagctcctggcaCAAAACCTCCAACTGCCCCCAGAGGCCAGAATCGAAGCCAGTCTGCAGCATGAGATCACCCGGCTCACGAACGAGAACCTG GAACTCATGGCAGAGGATCCTACAGCATCCAGAGAGGCTCGAGTCATCATTTTACGACGGATGGTT GATCTcatggagcagctggagaagcAAGATCGAACCATCCGCAAGCTCAAGAAGCAGTTGAAGGTCTACTCCAAGAGGATCGGAGAGATGGGAG cCGGTCAAACTGAAGGCCAGACGTCTCCAGGACAGATGGTGGATGAGCCCATCCACCCCGTCAACATCCCCCGCAGGGAGAAAGACTTCCAAGGCATGTTGGAGTACAAGAAGGAGGATGAACTTAAACTGGTCAAGAACCTCATCTTGG AACTGAAGCCTCGCGGTGTAGCAGTGAATCTGATCCCTGGTCTGCCAGCCTACATCCTGTTCATGTGTCTCAGACATGCTGACTATGTCAATGATGACCAGAAAGTCCGCACTCTGCTCACCTCAACCATCAACAGTATTAAGAAGATACTAAAg AAACGAGGAGATGACTTTGAAACAGTTTCTTTCTGGTTGGCCAACACCTGTCGTTTCTTGCACTGTTTGAAACAGTACAGCGGAGATGAG GCTTTCATGAAGCACAACACATCAAGACAGAATGAACACTGTCTGTCCAACTTCGACCTGGCGGAATACAGACAGGTGATCAGTGACCTGGCCATCCAGATCTATCAGCAGCTGATCAAATGCATGGAGAATATCCTCCAACCCATGATAG TCTCCGGCATGCTGGAACATGAGACCATCCAGGGCGTTTCAGGGGTCAAGCCCACCGGTCTCCGTAAGCGGACGTCCAGTATTGCAGATGAGGGCACCTACACCTTGGACTCCATCCTACGGCAGCTTAGCGCCTTCCACTCCACCATGTGTCAGCACGGCACCGACCCCGAGCTCATCAAGCAGGTGGTGAAGCAGCAGTTCTACATCATCGGCGCCGTCACCCTCAACAACCTGCTGCTGCGCAAAGACATGTGCTCCTGGAGCAAAGGCATGCAGATCAG gtacaATGTGAGCCAGCTGGAGGAGTGGCTCAGAGACAAAGGTCTCATGACATGTGGAGCCAAAGAGACTCTGGAGCCGCTGATCCAGGCcgctcagctgctgcaggtgaagAAAAAGACCGATGAGGACGCTGAGGCCATCTGCTCGATGTGCCTGGCCCTGACGACTGCTCAG ATTGTGAAGGTCTTGAACCTCTACACACCTGTCAATGAGTTTGAGGAGAGAGTTTCAATTGCGTTCATACGAACCATACAG ACTCGCTTGCGAGACCGATGTGAGAGTCCCC
- the myo5aa gene encoding unconventional myosin-Va isoform X3, which translates to MAASELYTKCARVWIPDAEEVWKSAELTKDYKNGDPSLQLLLEDGTNIDHKLDPKTKNLPYLRNPDILVGENDLTALSYLHEPAVLHNLKVRFIDSKLIYTYCGIVLVAINPYETLPIYGSDIINAYSGQNMGDMDPHIFAVAEEAYKQMARDERNQSIIVSGESGAGKTVSAKYAMRYFATVSGSASEANVEEKVLASNPIMEAIGNAKTTRNDNSSRFGKYIEIGFDTRYRIIGANMRTYLLEKSRVVFQADEERNYHIFYQLCASSHLPEFKNLKLSSANDFLYTRQGRSPVIDGVDDTKELCTTRHAFTLLGINESYQMGLFQVLAAILHLGNVEIKDRDSDSSLIPPNNRHLMAFCELVGVNYQDMSQWLCHRKLKTATETYIKPLPRLQATNARDALSKHIYAKLFNWIVEHVNKALITNIKQHSFIGVLDIYGFETFEINSFEQFCINYANEKLQQQFNMHVFKLEQEEYMKEQIPWTLIDFYDNQPCINLIEAKMGILDLLDEECKMPKGSDDSWAQKLYNTHLKTCSLFEKPRMSNRAFIIQHFADKVEYQCEGFLEKNKDTVNEEQINVLKASKKFDLLVELFQDEEKATSPTGQVPGTGGRTRLSIKPDKGRERSSKEHKKTVGCQFRNSLQMLMDTLNATTPHYVRCIKPNDFKLAFSFDPKRAVQQLRACGVLETIRISAAGFPSRWTYQEFFSRYRVLMKQKDVLPDRKLTCKNVLEKLVQDQDKYQFGKTKIFFRAGQVAYLEKLRADKLRAACIRIQKTIRCWLAHKKYQRKRKAAITIQRFTRGYQARCLAKFMRRTQAATIIQKYQRMCVERKRYRQKQAAALAMQTMLRAYMARQKYQALLREHKAVIIQKHVRGWLARCWYKRCLYSIVYLQCCIRRMRARRELKKLKIEARSVEHFKKLNKGMENKIMQLQRKIDEQSKENRSINERLVGLENSYSAESERMRGELSRLRGFEEEAKNKTNQVTSLLEELEHLKKELSATQQEKKTIEDWAQTYRDEMEKMVSELKDQNGSLKKEKDDLNRLIQEQSQQMTEKMARAIAEETQQLETDLNEERSRYQNLLSEHLHLEEKYDDLKEEMALSSNISKPGHRRTDSTHSSNESEYTYNSEYAELEEGSRAAEDVTRGIDTSLTLKLQKRLTELEQEKQSLRNELENKEEQFQRARARDDAEFKKARGAELEYESLKRQELESENKKLRHDLAEMRQSLLGDAATGAGAPGSPAYKVLLDQLNSACEELEVRKEEVLILRSQLVSQKEAMHHRETMTEPSVFVEDVSKLKDADELKQAYIGLKDTNRLLEHQLQTQRRGYDNEVEALRGELQNVKEENNRQQQLLAQNLQLPPEARIEASLQHEITRLTNENLELMAEDPTASREARVIILRRMVDLMEQLEKQDRTIRKLKKQLKVYSKRIGEMGAGQTEGQTSPGQMVDEPIHPVNIPRREKDFQGMLEYKKEDELKLVKNLILELKPRGVAVNLIPGLPAYILFMCLRHADYVNDDQKVRTLLTSTINSIKKILKKRGDDFETVSFWLANTCRFLHCLKQYSGDEAFMKHNTSRQNEHCLSNFDLAEYRQVISDLAIQIYQQLIKCMENILQPMIVSGMLEHETIQGVSGVKPTGLRKRTSSIADEGTYTLDSILRQLSAFHSTMCQHGTDPELIKQVVKQQFYIIGAVTLNNLLLRKDMCSWSKGMQIRYNVSQLEEWLRDKGLMTCGAKETLEPLIQAAQLLQVKKKTDEDAEAICSMCLALTTAQIVKVLNLYTPVNEFEERVSIAFIRTIQTRLRDRCESPQLLMDTKMIYPVTFPFSPSSLALETIQIPSSLNLGFLTRV; encoded by the exons tgTGCACGGGTGTGGATCCCCGATGCAGAGGAGGTGTGGAAGTCTGCTGAGCTCACCAAGGATTACAAAAATGGCGACCCTTCCTTGCAGCTCTTGCTGGAAGATGGAACG AACATTGATCACAAGCTGGACCCCAAGACGAAGAACTTGCCATACCTGCGAAACCCTGACATCCTGGTGGGCGAAAATGACCTCACAGCTCTCAGCTATCTCCACGAGCCAGCCGTGCTACACAATCTCAAAGTTCGCTTCATCGATTCTAAGCTCATCTACACTTACTGTG GAATCGTTCTGGTGGCCATCAATCCGTATGAGACGCTGCCAATCTACGGGTCAGACATCATCAATGCCTACAGTGGTCAGAATATGGGAGACATGGACCCACATATCTTTGCTGTGGCAGAGGAGGCTTACAAACAGATGgccag GGATGAGAGGAACCAATCGATCATTGTCAGTGGAGAGTCTGGAGCAGGAAAGACGGTATCAGCCAAATATGCTATGAGATACTTTGCTACAGTCAGCGGCTCTGCTAGCGAGGCCAATGTGGAGGAGAAAGTCTTGGCCTCCAACCCCATCATGGAG GCTATTGGAAATGCGAAAACCACGAGAAATGACAACAGCAGTCGTTTTGGCAAATACATTGAGATTGGCTTCGACACCCGCTATCGCATTATTGGTGCCAACATGAGAACATATCTGCTGGAGAAATCACGAGTGGTCTTTCAG GCGGATGAGGAAAGGAATTATCATATCTTCTATCAGCTCTGTGCATCATCCCATCTCCCTGAGTTCAAGAATCTCAAGCTGA gcaGTGCAAACGACTTCCTGTACACAAGGCAGGGCCGCAGCCCCGTCATCGATGGTGTGGACGACACCAAGGAGCTTTGCACCACTCGCCATGCCTTCACATTGCTcg GTATTAATGAGTCCTATCAGATGGGTTTGTTCCAGGTTTTGGCTGCTATTCTTCATTTGGGAAATGTGGAAATAAAGGACAGAGACTCAGACAGCAGCCTCATTCCT CCCAACAATCGACACCTGATGGCGTTCTGTGAGCTGGTGGGCGTGAACTACCAGGACATGTCTCAGTGGCTGTGCCACAGGAAGCTGAAGACGGCCACAGAGACGTATATCAAGCCCCTACCTCGTCTGCAGGCCACAAACGCCCGTGATGCACTCTCCAAACATATCTATGCCAAGCTCTTCAATTGGATCGTAGAGCATGTTAACAAGGCTCTGATTACCAATATCAAACAGCACTCATTCATCGGTGTCCTCGACATCTATGG GTTTGAGACATTTGAGATCAACAGCTTTGAACAGTTCTGCATCAACTATGCTAATGAGAAACTCCAGCAACAATTCAACATG CATGTGTTcaagctggagcaggaggagtacATGAAGGAGCAGATCCCCTGGACTCTGATTGACTTTTATGACAACCAGCCCTGCATCAACCTCATAGAAGCCAAGATGGGAATCCTGGACCTGCTGGACGAGGAGTGCAAA ATGCCCAAAGGTTCTGATGATTCTTGGGCCCAGAAACTGTACAACACCCATCTGAAGACCTGCTCCCTCTTTGAGAAGCCACGCATGTCCAATCGTGCCTTCATCATCCAACACTTCGCTGACAAG GTGGAGTATCAGTGTGAAGGTTTTCTGGAGAAGAACAAGGACACTGTGAATGAAGAACAGATCAATGTGCTGAAGGCCAGCAAG AAG TTTGACCTGCTGGTGGAGTTGTTCCAGGATGAGGAGAAAGCAACCAGTCCTACTGGTCAGGTCCCAGGGACTGGGGGCCGGACCCGACTCAGCATTAAACCTGACAAAGGCCGGGAAAGAAGCAGCAAAGAGCACAAGAAGACTGTCGGCTGCCAG TTTCGCAACTCTCTGCAAATGCTGATGGATACTTTGAATGCTACAACTCCACACTATGTCCGCTGTATCAAACCCAATGACTTCAAGTTGGCCTTCTC GTTTGATCCTAAACGTGcagtgcagcagctcagagcctgtGGTGTCCTGGAGACCATCCGTATCTCTGCTGCGGGTTTCCCATCCAG ATGGACCTACCAGGAGTTCTTCAGCCGTTACAGAGTGTTGATGAAGCAGAAGGATGTGCTTCCTGACAGAAAGCTGACGTGCAAAAATGTTCTGGAGAAGTTGGTGCAG GACCAGGATAAATACCAGTTTGGTAAGACCAAGATCTTCTTCAGGGCTGGCCAGGTTGCATATCTGGAGAAGTTAAGGGCAGACAAGTTGCGAGCTGCTTGTATACGCATCCAGAAAACTATCCGCTGCTGGCTGGCACACAAAAAATATCAGCGCAAGCGCAAAGCTGCCATCACCATCCAGAGGTTCACCAGAGGATACCAGGCTCGCTG TCTGGCCAAGTTCATGCGTCGCACTCAAGCAGCCACCATCATCCAGAAGtaccagaggatgtgtgtggAGAGGAAACGCTACAGGCAAAAGCAGGCAGCTGCCCTGGCCATGCAGACGATGCTCAGAGCTTACATGGCCCGGCAGAAGTACCAGGCA CTACTGCGGGAGCACAAGGCTGTGATCATTCAGAAACATGTTCGTGGCTGGTTGGCTCGATGCTGGTACAAGCGCTGCCTTTACTCCATCGTCTACCTGCAGTGCTGTATCCGCAGGATGAGAGCCAGGCGCGAGTTGAAGAAGCTGAAGATCGAGGCCCGCTCAGTGGAGCACTTCAAGAAGCTCAACAAAGGCATGGAGAACAAGATCAtgcagctacagaggaagaTCGACGAGCAG AGCAAGGAAAACCGGTCAATCAACGAGAGACTTGTTGGTTTGGAGAATTCCTACTCCGCAGAGAGCGAGCGGATGCGTGGCGAGTTGAGCCGACTGCGTGGGTTTGAGGAGGAGgccaagaacaaaacaaaccaggtgacatcactgctggaggagctggagcatTTAAAGAAGGAGCTGAGCGCAACGCAACAGGAGAAGAAGACCATCGAGGACTGGGCACAGACATACCGGGACGAAATGGAAAAA atGGTCTCGGAGCTGAAGGACCAGAATGGCTCgctgaagaaagagaaggacgaCTTGAACAGGTTGATTCAGGAACAGAGTCAGCAGATGACAG AGAAAATGGCCCGGGCAATAGCAGAGGAGACTCAGCAGCTGGAGACAGATCTGAACGAGGAGCGATCTCGCTACCAGAATCTCCTGTCAGAACACCTTCACCTCGAGGAGAAATACGACGACCTGAAGGAGGAGATGGCTCTTTCCTCg AACATCTCCAAGCCTGGCCACAGGAGAACAGATTCCACCCACAGCAGCAACGAATCAGAGTACACCTACAACTCAGAGTACGCCGAATTGGAAGAAGGTTCCCGTGCCGCAGAA GATGTGACACGAGGAATCGACACCTCACTGACCCTCAAGCTGCAGAAACGTCTTACAGAACTGGAACAAGAAAAGCAGTCACTGCGCAAtgaactggaaaacaaagaggagcaaTTCCAGCGGGCTAGAGCCAGG GATGATGCAGAGTTTAAAAAGGCTCGTGGGGCTGAGCTAGAGTATGAATCTCTCAAG CGTCAGGAACTGGAGTCCGAGAACAAGAAGCTGAGACATGATCTGGCAGAGATGAGACAAAGCCTTCTGGGTGATGCAGCTACAGGTGCCGGGGCCCCAGGCTCCCCTGCTTATAAGGTGCTGCTGGACCAACTCAATTCTGCCTGTGAGGAACTGGAGGTTCGCAAGGAGGAGGTGCTGATCTTGCGCTCCCAGCTGGTCAGCCAAAAGGAGGCCATGCACCACAGG GAGACCATGACGGAGCCGTCTGTCTTTGTTGAGGATGTGTCTAAACTGAAGGACGCTGATGAACTCAAACAAGCTTACATAGGCCTCAAAGATACCAACAG GTTACTGGAACACCAACTGCAAACTCAGAGGAGAGGTTACGATAATGAGGTGGAAGCGTTACGTGGTGAGCTGCAGAATGTCAAGGAGGAGAACAAtcgtcagcagcagctcctggcaCAAAACCTCCAACTGCCCCCAGAGGCCAGAATCGAAGCCAGTCTGCAGCATGAGATCACCCGGCTCACGAACGAGAACCTG GAACTCATGGCAGAGGATCCTACAGCATCCAGAGAGGCTCGAGTCATCATTTTACGACGGATGGTT GATCTcatggagcagctggagaagcAAGATCGAACCATCCGCAAGCTCAAGAAGCAGTTGAAGGTCTACTCCAAGAGGATCGGAGAGATGGGAG cCGGTCAAACTGAAGGCCAGACGTCTCCAGGACAGATGGTGGATGAGCCCATCCACCCCGTCAACATCCCCCGCAGGGAGAAAGACTTCCAAGGCATGTTGGAGTACAAGAAGGAGGATGAACTTAAACTGGTCAAGAACCTCATCTTGG AACTGAAGCCTCGCGGTGTAGCAGTGAATCTGATCCCTGGTCTGCCAGCCTACATCCTGTTCATGTGTCTCAGACATGCTGACTATGTCAATGATGACCAGAAAGTCCGCACTCTGCTCACCTCAACCATCAACAGTATTAAGAAGATACTAAAg AAACGAGGAGATGACTTTGAAACAGTTTCTTTCTGGTTGGCCAACACCTGTCGTTTCTTGCACTGTTTGAAACAGTACAGCGGAGATGAG GCTTTCATGAAGCACAACACATCAAGACAGAATGAACACTGTCTGTCCAACTTCGACCTGGCGGAATACAGACAGGTGATCAGTGACCTGGCCATCCAGATCTATCAGCAGCTGATCAAATGCATGGAGAATATCCTCCAACCCATGATAG TCTCCGGCATGCTGGAACATGAGACCATCCAGGGCGTTTCAGGGGTCAAGCCCACCGGTCTCCGTAAGCGGACGTCCAGTATTGCAGATGAGGGCACCTACACCTTGGACTCCATCCTACGGCAGCTTAGCGCCTTCCACTCCACCATGTGTCAGCACGGCACCGACCCCGAGCTCATCAAGCAGGTGGTGAAGCAGCAGTTCTACATCATCGGCGCCGTCACCCTCAACAACCTGCTGCTGCGCAAAGACATGTGCTCCTGGAGCAAAGGCATGCAGATCAG gtacaATGTGAGCCAGCTGGAGGAGTGGCTCAGAGACAAAGGTCTCATGACATGTGGAGCCAAAGAGACTCTGGAGCCGCTGATCCAGGCcgctcagctgctgcaggtgaagAAAAAGACCGATGAGGACGCTGAGGCCATCTGCTCGATGTGCCTGGCCCTGACGACTGCTCAG ATTGTGAAGGTCTTGAACCTCTACACACCTGTCAATGAGTTTGAGGAGAGAGTTTCAATTGCGTTCATACGAACCATACAG ACTCGCTTGCGAGACCGATGTGAGAGTCCCC